Genomic DNA from Nitrospiraceae bacterium:
TTGGCCATCTGGACAGGCAACCCAGCGGGTCTGCTCTCTTTGTCGTTCGCGCCTTGCCGGGACCCTGGCAATCAACGTGACATAACGGGCGATCGAGCCGTTCGTGCACCAGAGCTTCTCGCCGTTGACGAGAAACGTGGTGCCGCTGGGATCCAACACCGCCTCGGTTTGAATGTGCGCGGCATCCGACCCCGTGATGGATTCCGTGAGCGCAAAAGCCGAGACGGCCTCCCTGGCCACGACCGGTAGGTATTTGCGTTTCTGTTCTTCGTTTCCGAACAGCAGCAGCGGCATGGCGATTCCGATCGACTGCGGTACCGCCACGGTCAGGGCGAGAATGTTGCTCCAACTCGCCATCAACACGAGGGCCCGGCCATAGTTGCTGTAGGACAAACCGAGGCCTCCATACTGCGTGGGAATTTTCATCCCGAAGGCCCCGAGTGCAAAGAGCCCCTGAAGCACGGAGTCCGGGATTTTTGCGGTACGTTCAATTTCGTCGGGATCGACTTCCGTGCGCAGAAACGTTTCCAGCCGGGGACGGAATCGTTCCCACAGTTCCTGTTGCTCCGGCGGCTCCTCCGGAGCGAGCAAGAGGGAGAAATCCGGCTTCCCGACGAAGAGGCCGGCCATGAAGCTGCGACCGCTCAGCCGCTCGCGCGCTTCTTCGATCCGTTCCAAGCCTTTGAACAGATGTCCCACCGTATCCCCCCTCAGGTGGCGCGGCACAGTGCCGCCGGTTGTTGCACCGCTTCAAAACGTGCGGTGAAATGCCGCAAGACCGGTGCTTCGTACGTCATGGTCAAGCCCTGCACACGGTCTCGTTGCCGATAGAGTTCGGCGATCGATTCAGCGACGTACGCGATCTGCATGCTCGTATAGACCCGTCGAGGAATCGCGAGCCGCACCAATTCCAGTTCGGGATGAATCGTCCGGCCGGTGGCAGGGTCTTTTTTCCCGAACATCACCGTGCCGACTTCAACGCCGCGAATGCCATACTCTCGGTAGAGCGCGACGGCCAGCGACTGGGCAGGAAACTGTTCACGCTCGAGATGCGGGAGAAACTCCTTGGCATTCACATACACCGCATGGCCACCGATGGGCTTGAGGATCGGTACGCCCGCCTGCTCCAGCATCTCACCCAGATACCGAACCTGGCCGATCCGAAAACTCAGATAGGCCTCGTCCAGCACCTCGCGCAACCCGCGCGCCATCGCCTCCAAGTCGCGGCCGGCGAGGCCCCCGTAGGTTGGGAAACCTTCGACCAGAATCAACATGTTGGTAATGTCCTCGGCCCACCGGTCATGGTTGAGGCTCAGAAACCCTCCGATGTTCACCAGCCCGTCCTTCTTGGCCGACATCGTACAGCCGTCCCCGTACGAGAAGAGTTCTCGGGCAATCTCCAGGACGGATTTGTCGGCATACCCCGGCTCACGCTCTTTGATGAAAAAACAATTTTCGGCGAATCGGCAGGCATCGAAAAAGAGGGGAATACCGTATCGATCCAGCAACGCTTTGGTCCAACGGACATTCTCCATCGCCACGGGCTGACCACCGCCGCTGTTGTTCGTGATCGTCAGCATGACGAACGGGATGCGTTCCCGGCCGATATGCTCGATCGTATCCTCCAGTCGCACCAAATCCATGTTGCCCTTGAACGGCACCTCGCAGTGAGGGTCGTACGCTTCCTTAATCACGAGGTCGAGCGGATAGGCCCCCTGATGCTCGATGTTGGCGCGGGTGGTGTCGAAATGGATGTTGTTCGGCACGCACATGCCGCTCTTGACGACGGTGGAAAACAACAGGTGTTCGGCCATGCGGCCTTGGTGGGTGGGGATCACATGCCGATAGCCGAAGATCGAACGGACCGTGTCCTCGAAATGGTAGTAGTTCTTGCTCCCGGCGTAGGACTCGTCCCCAAGCATCAACCCGGCCCACTGCATGTCGCTCATGGCCGAGGTACCGCTGTCGCTCAGCAGGTCTACATACACGCTTTCGGCGGGAACTCGAAAAAGATTGTAACCGGCTTGGCGCAGGAGACGCTCTCGCTCCTCCCTTGTAGTCAATCGAATGGGCTCAACGACTTTGATCTTGAACGGCTCCGAGGGAAATTTCATGGGATGACCTCCGGAAACGAGCCAATTCCGCCTTGAAGGCTTTTGGGCCGGCGTATTCGAAGACGTACCGGGTCATGTCGAAGAGCGGAGCAGGATCGAGGTCACGCAGCAGTTCCGGCTTCCAGGTGATCTCGAGTTGATTGATCATCGTGATCGGCGTCATGGGCCCGACCATGCCGAGCTGCACCTGGCCGTATGATCGGGAGAAGATGAGAATTTCGCGGTCGAAACAGGCGGTGTTCAAATCGCTGGCTGCGCCCTGCTGTCGATAGTCTTCTTCGAACCGTTGGAACGCGGGCGCCCGTTCCAGTTCATCTCGAAATGCAAAGAAGATCGCGATGCCGGCACGTTGCTGGTCGTCCATGACCTGAACGGCATCCGCGACGACCCCCTCCTCCTGCATCTGCTCGCGCGTGAGCACCAACAGACGTCGGATGGCGACCCCGCGTTTGACGGCGCCTTGATTGGCCAGGAGATAACTGGGATAGAGGGCTTCTCCTTTCTTCCAAATATTCCATCGTTCCATGATGGCGTCGATGGAAGTGGTCGCGGTTTGAACGAGTCGAACCGCCTCCGCGTTCGCCTCGGCTCCTTCATAGAGAAGGGTCTGGGTCTCGAGCTGACGCAGTTCACGACCTATCGCTTCCACCTTACGCGGAATGTATTTGGGGGATTTCGGGACATGGAGCATCACGTCAACTGCCGTAAGCGCCAGCGTCCAATATTCCTTCGCCTGCCTGGGAGCCTTATCCTTCTGCGCAATCAGCAGCAACTCAACGGGATTCTTGTCCAGCAACTTCGCCATCTTGATGCAGAGTTCAGGCTTGGGGATCTTCAGGCCCCGCCGCATCAAATTCGCCTCGGGTTGCGCAATGCCAAGCTTTCCGGCCAGCGCGTAATCGCTGGTAAGTTCGTACCGCTCCTTGATCGCATCAAAATAGGAAGCAATCTCTGCCATTCCTCGCTCCTCTCAGCACATGCTTTCGTGGCGTACCGACCGCCCCATATCAGGCTGCGTGCGGATGGACCTCGTGTGGCGTGAAGTCCGGAGACCGCCGCCGGTCCAACCCCACCCAAAACCCTTCGAGATAATCGAGGACGGCTATGACTCCCTTGCGAAAATCCTCGTTCCCCTGATCGGCAGCCTTCAGGCTGGACGTTCCTTGAACCGCCGCCACGGCATGTTCCATCGCCTCCTCGTGCGTCGCTTCGAGCTCACGATGGTAAGTGAAATAGGTCAGATCGAGGCTGGGATGGCGGGTGAATTTCACGTGGGTCAGGCCGGGGATCAACTGATCCCACATGCTGATGGCCATGTTTTCCAGCCCGAAGCTGGCACCCAGAGCCAACGCATGATTGCCGTCGCTGTAGAGCCGTTCCATCCCTTCGATGTATGCGCGGGTGGAAGGCAGCATCGGACTCGTCATCGCCTCATGGATATCGACGCCGAGGGAACGCAGAAAATCTCGATAGAGCAACTCGTGACGCCGTCGAGCCTCGCCGTCGCCCAGCTCTGAATACAGCACCTTGGTCAGTTCATCCGCTACCTGTTCATCCTCGGTGTTCACAAGCTGCGCCACCAGAATGCGGGGAAAGAACCGGGCAAAGCTGTAAAACTCCACAGCGAACTCTTTGAGCTCACTGTCGCTGAGATCCCCGAGGCCAAACCGGTCGAGATAGGAATTATTGATGGCTCCGTGGCGAAGCACCAGGTTCCGCATGTCTTGATAAAAGCTCATGGGCACCTCCCGATTCCTGGTCGATATATCCCGGCGGTCTTTCAGCGCGAGTACGACTCTGAATCGGAATGATATAGTTTTGTTATTGCCATATCAATAGGCAGTCTCCTCTTATCCATCTTTATCTATAATGCTTTCCTCCACTCATGGCACGAGCACATGGCCGCCAGACCTCCTCCATGACCATAAATAATATTTTCGCCCTATCATTTGATATTTCTCTTATGTTATCTTTTGCCTATTGGCAAGAGTCGAAGACTCGGATCCCTCGGCAGATCGCTCCTCACTCCCGTCCCGCAAGCAGAGGAGGCTTCGCCATGCACGTCACAACCGGGATCGATCACATCACTCTCTGCGTGGAGAATCTCGATGCAGCGGAGTTCCTTTTCACCAAAGTGCTGGGCTTCGATCTCTTGTGGTCGGCGCGCGATGTCGGCAGCGAGAAATCCTCGATGGATACGGTGGTCGTGCAGCGGGGAACCGCCCGGATCGCGCTCATGCAGGGCCGCGACAAGGTGTTGCGCTCCCAGATCAACGAATTCATCGGCCGGTTCGGGCAGGGCGTCCAGCACTTCGCGCTCGAGGTGGAAGACATCGAAGCCGTGTGCCGTGAGTGGGAGGAGCACGGCGTCAAATTCAGCGGCCCGCTGAAAGAAGGGCGAGACGGTTTCGGGCCGCTCAAGCAACGATTCACGTACCCGCTCTTTCCGGCCAGCGGGCTTTTTATCGAGCTCACGCAGCGGGAACAGGGCGGAGAAAAATCCCAAACGTTTGTCCGCAGCACCGTCGAATCCCTCTATCGAGACATTGAGCGGGATCAGGCACTGGGCGTCGAGCGCACGATCATCGATTACGGCTCGCCCGCTGCTCCGAAAAAGCGCAGACCGTTGAAGCACGCGTCCTGACGATCACATCGCGCCTCCGGCAAGGGGGGTCGGCCATGTATCTCACAAAGAAGGGCAAGGCGCCTCACCAGGCCCACGTCGGGATCCCCGAGGGACTCTGCGAAGAAGAGCATGGACGGGAAGGGTTCGCGGGGGCGGTCTCGCACCTCTATCGAACGCATCCCCCGACGGCCTGGGTCAGGATCGAGGGGCCGCTCAAACCGCGCGCCTTTGCCTACCGTAAGATTCGCGGAACGGATTCCCCGACCCGCTCCAACCTTCCCATCCCCATCATGCAGAGCCGGGACGCAGTGCTTTCTGCTTGGTGCCGGCTCGACAGCATGCCGCACTTCATCCGGAACGCAGACGGCGATGAGGTGCACTTCGTCCACCAAGGCACGGGACGTTGCGAGACTGATTACGGCACGCTGCACTATGAACCGGGCGACTATCTGCTGATTCCCAAAGGCACCACCTACCGCATCCATGTGGACGCCGGTCCTTCATTGCTCTTGATCATTGAGACGCCGACGGCAGTGGCCTTGCCGGAGCGGGGGCCGCTTGGACAGCACGCCCTCTTCGATAAAGGGGTGATTGCCGCCCCGGAGCTGGGCATGGGAGATGCTCCGGACCTCGAGGGTTGCGAATGGGAAGTGGCCATCAAACGCCACAACGAATACACCAGGGTGTTTTATCCCTTCTATCCGATGGACGTGGTCGGCTGGAAAGGCGATCTCTGGGCGGCCAAGCTGAATGTACGGGACATCCGACCGGTCACCAGCCCTCGGTATCACTTGCCGCCCAGCGTTCACGGGACATTCCAGGCGGGAGGCTGCCTGATTTCGACATTCGTTCCGCGGCCGCTCGAAAGCGATCCGGACGCGTTGCGCGTGCCGTTCTACCATCGAAACATGGACTATGACGAGGTGCTGTTCTATCACGACGGAGAATTCTTCAGTCGCGCCGGCATTCAACCAGGCATGTTGACGCTACACCCGCAAGGCATCCATCACGGCCCGCAGCCGCAAGCCGTCCAGGCCAGCAAAGGAAAGACCCATACGAACGAGATCGCCGTCATGATCGAATCCAAGAGCCCGTTCATGGTGACACCTGAGCTAGAGGCCGCGGAGATCGACGGCTACGCCTTGAGTTGGAGCAGGCCATGAAATTGGTCACGTTCCAGGTGCGCACTCCGGTGGGAAACTTCGCGCGTGTGGGAGCCATGCACAATGGGGCATTCGTGGACCTCAACATGGCATATGCGCGGCTGCTGGCGGACGAATGTGAAACCCAGCCTCGGCGACTGGCCGACGCTCACGTTCCGGCCACCATGCTGGAGTTTCTTGAAGGCGGCCCCTCCGCGATGGCCGCGGCGCGGAAGGCCGTGGAACATGTGAGTACGCTGGGCTCCACCACCGAGGGTCCGGAGGGAGAGGCTGTGTTTTATTCTCCGACCTCCGTGCGACTGGCTCCGCCATTGCCGAATCCACCCTCGCTCCGCGACTTTATCGCCTTCGAAGAACACATCGCCGCGACATCGACGCGGCGAGGCCAGCCGATTCCGCCGGAATGGTACAAGATGCCGGTCTACTATAAGGGCAACCCCCGCACGATTATCGGTCCTGAACAGGACCTGGCCTGGCCGCTCGACACGACGAAGCTGGACTATGAGCTGGAACTAGCCTGTGTCATCGGTCGGAAGGGAAAGGATATCGCCGAACAGGACGCGCCGAACTACGTCGCCGGCTACACGATCATGAACGACTTCAGCGCCCGGGATATCCAATTTCAGGAAATGGCCTGCCGGCTGGGCCCGGCGAAGGGAAAGGATTTTGCGACCGCCATCGGACCCTGCCTCGTCACGCCGGATGAAATCCCTGACCTGAGCAGGCTGACGATGGTGGCGCGGGTCAACGGAGAAGAATGGTCGCGCGGGCGATTCGGCACGATCCATTGGTCCTTCCCGCAGATGATCGCACACGTGTCCCGCGGTGAGTCGATCTATCCTGGAGACCTGTTCGGCTCGGGAACCGTGGGCGGGGGATGTGGGCTCGAACTGGACCGCTACTTGAAGCCAGGCGATGTGGTGCAATTGGAAATTCAACCGATCGGGGTGCTGACAACCAGGGTGGTGGGCGTTTCGTCCCACTAGCCGCAACGAGGTCGGATCATGAGCCTCATCCTCGATGAACGGGCTCTCGCCGAGCTGGTGCAACAGCAGCGTGAGATCTACGATGATCCGGCGTTCGACAGCAAGCTGGAAGCGATCATTCGTGACGGCTCCGAGACCAAGCTGAGCGGCTGGGAAATCCTCAGGATCTTGCACACCTCCCGCTGCGTCTACTTCGACACCCACGTGGAGGTGGTGTCGGGTCATCACACCGCGACCTACCTTCGGTTTGACTCGATCGCCCGTTACCCCCATCTGATCAAGCTGCTGGCGGCCGACATGGCCGACTGGATCCGGCGGGCATTCCGTCAGGCGCCGCCGACCGGCATCCTGACCACCGCCTCTGCTGCGCAGTCTCTCGCCCATGGGATCGCGGAGGAACTGCGCCACACGATGCCCCTGCGCGTAACCCTCACACCCTACAGTCACGAAACTGGACGCATCGGGACCGACATTGCTGTCGGCACAGTACACAAGGGCGAACGGTTTGTGGCGCTCAACGACGTCACGACGCGGGGGAATTGCGTCGGCAAGCTCGGCAAGGTCGTGACAGATCAGGGCGGCCAGCTCGTCGGCATGATGGTCTTCGCGCGTCGCGACAGCGGTCAGTTCCCGCTCATGAAAGAGCTCACGACGCAATACCCGTTTTACTACACGACGGATCTCGACATGCCCCAATGGGAACCGGCTCAGTGTCCGCCATGCCGGGCGCTGAAGCCCCTGTTAGCCTGGAGAGATATGCCCGAACTCTGATCCTGCTACCCTGCGAGGAGGCGCCTATGGACTTGGCAGAGGCGACGAAAGCCATCAAGCGAGCAGATCTCCTGCAGATGTACTACTACCTCCGGCTCACCCGATCACTGGAAGACCGCATCACGGCCCTCTATCGTCAGGGGCGCATCGTCGGCGGCGTCTATACGAGCCACGGCATGGAAGCCATCGCCGTGGGCTATGCATCCGCGCTCGAGCGCGATGACGTGATCGCGCCGTTCCATCGGGACATGGGCGCCTTCCTGATCCGGGGATTCTCTCCGGGCGAAATCATCGCGCAATATCTGGGAAAGCGCACCGGCCCGACCAAAGGCAAGGACGGCAACGTGCACATGGGGGATTTGAAACGTGGCGTCATCGGCTTCGTCAGCCATCTGGCCGACAACATGCCGGTTGCGACCGGCCTCGCGCTCGCGTTCAAGATCCGAGGGGAATCGCGGGTCGCCATTGCCGGTACCGGCGACGGAGGTTCCAGCCGCGGCGATTTCCACGAGGCAATGAACTTTGCAGCGGTGCGCAAGTTGCCGGTCGTGTTCTTCTGCACCAACAACCAGTACGCCTATT
This window encodes:
- a CDS encoding tryptophanase gives rise to the protein MKFPSEPFKIKVVEPIRLTTREERERLLRQAGYNLFRVPAESVYVDLLSDSGTSAMSDMQWAGLMLGDESYAGSKNYYHFEDTVRSIFGYRHVIPTHQGRMAEHLLFSTVVKSGMCVPNNIHFDTTRANIEHQGAYPLDLVIKEAYDPHCEVPFKGNMDLVRLEDTIEHIGRERIPFVMLTITNNSGGGQPVAMENVRWTKALLDRYGIPLFFDACRFAENCFFIKEREPGYADKSVLEIARELFSYGDGCTMSAKKDGLVNIGGFLSLNHDRWAEDITNMLILVEGFPTYGGLAGRDLEAMARGLREVLDEAYLSFRIGQVRYLGEMLEQAGVPILKPIGGHAVYVNAKEFLPHLEREQFPAQSLAVALYREYGIRGVEVGTVMFGKKDPATGRTIHPELELVRLAIPRRVYTSMQIAYVAESIAELYRQRDRVQGLTMTYEAPVLRHFTARFEAVQQPAALCRAT
- a CDS encoding iron-containing redox enzyme family protein, yielding MSFYQDMRNLVLRHGAINNSYLDRFGLGDLSDSELKEFAVEFYSFARFFPRILVAQLVNTEDEQVADELTKVLYSELGDGEARRRHELLYRDFLRSLGVDIHEAMTSPMLPSTRAYIEGMERLYSDGNHALALGASFGLENMAISMWDQLIPGLTHVKFTRHPSLDLTYFTYHRELEATHEEAMEHAVAAVQGTSSLKAADQGNEDFRKGVIAVLDYLEGFWVGLDRRRSPDFTPHEVHPHAA
- a CDS encoding VOC family protein, whose protein sequence is MHVTTGIDHITLCVENLDAAEFLFTKVLGFDLLWSARDVGSEKSSMDTVVVQRGTARIALMQGRDKVLRSQINEFIGRFGQGVQHFALEVEDIEAVCREWEEHGVKFSGPLKEGRDGFGPLKQRFTYPLFPASGLFIELTQREQGGEKSQTFVRSTVESLYRDIERDQALGVERTIIDYGSPAAPKKRRPLKHAS
- a CDS encoding homogentisate 1,2-dioxygenase — translated: MYLTKKGKAPHQAHVGIPEGLCEEEHGREGFAGAVSHLYRTHPPTAWVRIEGPLKPRAFAYRKIRGTDSPTRSNLPIPIMQSRDAVLSAWCRLDSMPHFIRNADGDEVHFVHQGTGRCETDYGTLHYEPGDYLLIPKGTTYRIHVDAGPSLLLIIETPTAVALPERGPLGQHALFDKGVIAAPELGMGDAPDLEGCEWEVAIKRHNEYTRVFYPFYPMDVVGWKGDLWAAKLNVRDIRPVTSPRYHLPPSVHGTFQAGGCLISTFVPRPLESDPDALRVPFYHRNMDYDEVLFYHDGEFFSRAGIQPGMLTLHPQGIHHGPQPQAVQASKGKTHTNEIAVMIESKSPFMVTPELEAAEIDGYALSWSRP
- a CDS encoding fumarylacetoacetate hydrolase family protein; protein product: MKLVTFQVRTPVGNFARVGAMHNGAFVDLNMAYARLLADECETQPRRLADAHVPATMLEFLEGGPSAMAAARKAVEHVSTLGSTTEGPEGEAVFYSPTSVRLAPPLPNPPSLRDFIAFEEHIAATSTRRGQPIPPEWYKMPVYYKGNPRTIIGPEQDLAWPLDTTKLDYELELACVIGRKGKDIAEQDAPNYVAGYTIMNDFSARDIQFQEMACRLGPAKGKDFATAIGPCLVTPDEIPDLSRLTMVARVNGEEWSRGRFGTIHWSFPQMIAHVSRGESIYPGDLFGSGTVGGGCGLELDRYLKPGDVVQLEIQPIGVLTTRVVGVSSH
- a CDS encoding thiamine pyrophosphate-dependent dehydrogenase E1 component subunit alpha gives rise to the protein MDLAEATKAIKRADLLQMYYYLRLTRSLEDRITALYRQGRIVGGVYTSHGMEAIAVGYASALERDDVIAPFHRDMGAFLIRGFSPGEIIAQYLGKRTGPTKGKDGNVHMGDLKRGVIGFVSHLADNMPVATGLALAFKIRGESRVAIAGTGDGGSSRGDFHEAMNFAAVRKLPVVFFCTNNQYAYSTPMRLQMAITDVVERAKAYGMPGEIVDGNDVAAVYLSSKQAIAQARSGGGPTFLEFKTMRMHGHSEHDPAKYVPRELLEEWKKKDPILKAERLLTELGYGNESYFHDVEERAKKDIEAGLEFAEHSPLPDGPEVLEGVFADTAESH